A genomic region of Mugil cephalus isolate CIBA_MC_2020 chromosome 5, CIBA_Mcephalus_1.1, whole genome shotgun sequence contains the following coding sequences:
- the septin6 gene encoding septin-6 isoform X3 — translation MASTEIARQAGEGARSVPLAGHVGFDSMPDQLVNKSVNHGFCFNILCVGETGLGKSTLMDTLFNTKFEGEPTQHSQPGVTLKSNTYELQESNVRLKLTVVNTVGFGDQINKENSYKSIVEFIDAQFEAYLQEELKIKRTLHSYHDTRIHACLYFIAPTGHSLKSLDLVTMKKLDSKVNIIPIIAKSDAISKSELAKFKIKITSELVSNGVQIYQFPTDDESVAEINSTMNSHLPFAVVGSTEEVKIGNKMVKARQYPWGTVQVENENHCDFVKLREMLIRVNMEDLREQTHTRHYELYRRCKLEEMGFKDTDPDSKPFSLQETYEAKRNEFMGELQKKEEEMRQMFVQRVKEKEAELKEAEKELHEKFDRLKKLHQDEKKKLEEKKKSLDDELNTFKQKKTAAELLQNQAQQAGGSTTLKRDKERKN, via the exons ATGGCGTCAACTGAGATAGCACGGCAAGCG ggTGAAGGAGCTCGTTCTGTCCCTCTGGCTGGACATGTCGGCTTTGACAGCATGCCTGACCAGCTGGTCAACAAGTCTGTCAACCATGGATTCTGCTTCAACATCCTCTGTGTTG GCGAGACGGGTCTGGGCAAATCCACTCTGATGGACACGCTGTTTAACACCAAGTTTGAGGGGGAGCCCACCCAGCACAGCCAGCCGGGAGTCACGCTCAAGTCCAACACCTATGAACTCCAAGAGAGCAATGTTCGCCTTAAACTCACTGTCGTTAACACCGTGGGCTTCGGAGACCAgatcaataaagaaaacag CTACAAGTCCATTGTGGAGTTTATCGATGCCCAGTTTGAAGCATATCTACAGGAAGAGCTGAAAATCAAGCGCACGCTACACAGCTACCACGACACACGCATCCACGCCTGCCTGTACTTCATCGCTCCAACGGGACACTCACTCAAATCCTTGGACTTGGTGACCATGAAAAAACTCGACAGCAAG GTCAATATTATTCCAATCATTGCCAAGTCGGATGCCATCTCCAAGAGCGAGCTGGCCAagttcaaaatcaaaatcacCAGCGAGCTCGTCAGCAACGGAGTACAGATCTACCAGTTCCCCACTGACGACGAATCTGTGGCGGAGATCAACTCCACCATGAAC AGCCACTTGCCGTTTGCCGTGGTGGGGAGCACAGAGGAAGTGAAGATCGGGAACAAGATGGTGAAGGCCAGGCAGTACCCCTGGGGAACGGTTCAGG TGGAAAATGAGAATCACTGTGATTTTGTCAAACTGCGAGAAATGCTGATCAGAGTGAACATGGAGGACCTGCGAGAGCAGACCCACACGCGCCATTACGAGCTCTATCGCCGCTGTAAACTCGAGGAGATGGGCTTCAAGGACACAGACCCTGACAGCAAGCCCTTCAG CCTGCAGGAAACATATGAAGCTAAGAGGAACGAGTTCATGGGCGAACTgcagaagaaggaagaagaaatgaggcAAATGTTCGTCCAAAGAGTAAAAGAAAAGGAGGCTGAGctcaaagaagcagaaaaagag CTGCACGAGAAGTTTGACCGTCTGAAGAAGCTCCACcaagatgagaaaaagaaactggaggaaaagaagaagtcCCTGGATGATGAGCTCAACACcttcaaacagaaaaagactGCTGCAGAGCTCTTGCAGAACCAAGCCCAGCAGGCAGGGGGCTCCACCACACTCAAGAGggacaaagagaggaaaaa TTAA
- the septin6 gene encoding septin-6 isoform X4 translates to MASTEIARQAGEGARSVPLAGHVGFDSMPDQLVNKSVNHGFCFNILCVGETGLGKSTLMDTLFNTKFEGEPTQHSQPGVTLKSNTYELQESNVRLKLTVVNTVGFGDQINKENSYKSIVEFIDAQFEAYLQEELKIKRTLHSYHDTRIHACLYFIAPTGHSLKSLDLVTMKKLDSKVNIIPIIAKSDAISKSELAKFKIKITSELVSNGVQIYQFPTDDESVAEINSTMNSHLPFAVVGSTEEVKIGNKMVKARQYPWGTVQVENENHCDFVKLREMLIRVNMEDLREQTHTRHYELYRRCKLEEMGFKDTDPDSKPFSLQETYEAKRNEFMGELQKKEEEMRQMFVQRVKEKEAELKEAEKELHEKFDRLKKLHQDEKKKLEEKKKSLDDELNTFKQKKTAAELLQNQAQQAGGSTTLKRDKERKN, encoded by the exons ATGGCGTCAACTGAGATAGCACGGCAAGCG ggTGAAGGAGCTCGTTCTGTCCCTCTGGCTGGACATGTCGGCTTTGACAGCATGCCTGACCAGCTGGTCAACAAGTCTGTCAACCATGGATTCTGCTTCAACATCCTCTGTGTTG GCGAGACGGGTCTGGGCAAATCCACTCTGATGGACACGCTGTTTAACACCAAGTTTGAGGGGGAGCCCACCCAGCACAGCCAGCCGGGAGTCACGCTCAAGTCCAACACCTATGAACTCCAAGAGAGCAATGTTCGCCTTAAACTCACTGTCGTTAACACCGTGGGCTTCGGAGACCAgatcaataaagaaaacag CTACAAGTCCATTGTGGAGTTTATCGATGCCCAGTTTGAAGCATATCTACAGGAAGAGCTGAAAATCAAGCGCACGCTACACAGCTACCACGACACACGCATCCACGCCTGCCTGTACTTCATCGCTCCAACGGGACACTCACTCAAATCCTTGGACTTGGTGACCATGAAAAAACTCGACAGCAAG GTCAATATTATTCCAATCATTGCCAAGTCGGATGCCATCTCCAAGAGCGAGCTGGCCAagttcaaaatcaaaatcacCAGCGAGCTCGTCAGCAACGGAGTACAGATCTACCAGTTCCCCACTGACGACGAATCTGTGGCGGAGATCAACTCCACCATGAAC AGCCACTTGCCGTTTGCCGTGGTGGGGAGCACAGAGGAAGTGAAGATCGGGAACAAGATGGTGAAGGCCAGGCAGTACCCCTGGGGAACGGTTCAGG TGGAAAATGAGAATCACTGTGATTTTGTCAAACTGCGAGAAATGCTGATCAGAGTGAACATGGAGGACCTGCGAGAGCAGACCCACACGCGCCATTACGAGCTCTATCGCCGCTGTAAACTCGAGGAGATGGGCTTCAAGGACACAGACCCTGACAGCAAGCCCTTCAG CCTGCAGGAAACATATGAAGCTAAGAGGAACGAGTTCATGGGCGAACTgcagaagaaggaagaagaaatgaggcAAATGTTCGTCCAAAGAGTAAAAGAAAAGGAGGCTGAGctcaaagaagcagaaaaagag CTGCACGAGAAGTTTGACCGTCTGAAGAAGCTCCACcaagatgagaaaaagaaactggaggaaaagaagaagtcCCTGGATGATGAGCTCAACACcttcaaacagaaaaagactGCTGCAGAGCTCTTGCAGAACCAAGCCCAGCAGGCAGGGGGCTCCACCACACTCAAGAGggacaaagagaggaaaaa CTAA
- the nkrf gene encoding NF-kappa-B-repressing factor, with the protein MRMVLVMAEGTDIGEMPSFDPSPSGDAKKRATSSDGRDEPMRKMPLTKFGSRPRFEPVHFVSGGSSGGTGADEKENDKERRRTESYGARQWEPEHSSYSGTNRAQGSSSLRPAFDRLPSYTSDSWGSHRDRDREISSGGTSGLGYGGHGPSSNFMAKTQQDYSAKYEAHSSSRNLDCYSQPRRYNGYGGGSRSGGWDSGRQGLGYSHQDRPSSSRPFNRVYNSPGRSSPNLPQSSQPLPVSQSTLDEKQRLIASVASALSVAFRDPVYMTGSESPNYNFMLSRSIQACKTNPEYVYVNLKDIPQADLPKNRKVPTDGYACELRCQGVYLATGYSGSKNGARDRASEQAVKLFLKPVEVRVVQRKYRHSIVNDIVVCQMLSPTPAFLPALRNPEDKPTPSSKGQYEPDKRKHWTEFVVMDNAHDAICILNNSAAFNRMKIDYKFDLLPNNTAWLCSVFLQDELVAQATGTKKSSKHAAAEEAVRKLRMNQAQRQQQQQQQQQQHQQQQQQQHQSQYSRGNSQSDCGGRFGLQGGKKKHLSELVILENSDNAICIINDTAQFNKVTADYKFMVLPDHRWKCEVYLEGQYVAAGIGPKKIVKHIAAEEALATLRQTQAVVKSNLRKEGHSDAISRSQILARSGEEATRQEIKEDNIGNQLLRKMGWKGGGLGRDGDGISEPIRVKEQFSREGLGMDADKTGNQLSKRDIEDIIRNYVSSERQDDLRFSTDLTNDERKQIHQISQKYGLRSKSYGQGRQRFLIVSRKVHKDQLIGQLLQEGQVGRYELVKPQASH; encoded by the exons ATGCGGATGGTGCTGGTGATGGCAGAAGGGACTGACATTGGCGAAATGCCCTCGTTTGACCCAAGTCCTAGTGGTGATGCAAAAAAGAGAGCTACTTCTTCTGATGGAA GAGACGAGCCTATGAGGAAAATGCCTTTGACAAAATTTGGTTCCAGACCTCGATTTGAGCCTGTGCATTTTGTCAGTGGTGGAAGCAGTGGAGGAACTGGCGCTGATGAGAAGGAGAATGATAAGGAGCGAAGGAGGACTGAGTCGTACGGTGCGAGGCAGTGGGAACCTGAACACTCCTCTTACAGCGGCACCAACAGAGCGCAGGGCTCCTCCTCGCTGAGACCTGCTTTTGACAGACTGCCATCGTACACTTCTGACTCTTGGGGTTcccacagggacagagacagagagatttcTTCGGGTGGCACTAGTGGTTTGGGTTATGGGGGCCATGGACCATCTTCAAATTTCATGGCGAAAACACAGCAAGACTACTCCGCCAAGTATGAAGCCCACAGCTCCTCTCGAAATTTAGACTGCTATTCTCAGCCCCGCAGGTACAATGGGTACGGGGGAGGAAGCAGGTCAGGAGGCTGGGATTCAGGACGTCAGGGTTTGGGGTACAGCCATCAGGACAGACCATCGTCGAGCAGGCCATTCAACAGAGTCTACAACAGCCCGGGCAGGAGCAGTCCTAACCTGCCGCAGTCATCGCAGCCTCTTCCTGTATCTCAGTCGACATTAGACGAGAAGCAAAGACTGATTGCCAGTGTAGCGTCTGCGTTGTCTGTTGCTTTTAGGGACCCAGTGTATATGACAGGAAGTGAATCACCAAACTATAATTTTATGTTGAGCCGCAGCATTCAGGCCTGCAAAACCAACCCCGAGTATGTTTACGTCAACCTGAAGGATATTCCACAAGCTGACCTACCGAAAAACCGGAAAGTGCCGACAGATGGCTATGCCTGTGAACTCCGATGTCAGGGTGTGTATCTCGCTACTGGATATTCCGGGAGTAAAAATGGAGCGAGGGACAGGGCTTCTGAGCAGGCTGTGAAACTTTTCCTGAAACCAGTCGAGGTTCGTGTTGTGCAGCGTAAATACAGGCACTCGATAGTTAATGATATAGTCGTGTGCCAGATGCTCAGCCCAACACCAGCGTTTTTACCTGCACTCCGCAACCCAGAGGATAAACCTACACCCAGCTCCAAGGGCCAGTATGAGCCGGACAAGCGTAAGCACTGGACAGAGTTTGTTGTTATGGACAATGCTCACGATGCCATCTGCATACTTAACAACTCCGCTGCTTTCAATCGCATGAAGATTGACTATAAGTTCGACCTGCTTCCCAACAACACTGCCTGGCTGTGCAGTGTTTTTCTACAGGATGAGCTTGTAGCGCAGGCGACAGGCACTAAAAAGAGCTCGAAgcatgcagcagcagaagaggcAGTGAGGAAGCTTCGCATGAACCAGGCGCAgcgacagcaacaacaacaacagcaacaacaacagcaccaacaacagcagcagcagcaacatcagtCACAATATTCCAGAGGAAATAGTCAGTCAGATTGTGGTGGACGCTTTGGGCTGCAGGGCGGCAAAAAGAAGCATCTGAGCGAGCTGGTTATCTTGGAAAATTCAGATAACGCCATCTGTATCATTAATGACACGGCTCAGTTTAATAAAGTGACTGCTGATTACAAGTTCATGGTTCTGCCTGATCATCGCTGGAAGTGTGAGGTTTACTTAGAAGGACAGTATGTTGCTGCAGGAATTGGACCAAAGAAAATTGTAAAACACATTGCAGCAGAAGAGGCTTTGGCAACCTTGAGACAGACGCAGGCTGTGGTCAAGTCCAATCTGAGAAAGGAGGGTCACAGCGACGCTATATCCCGCTCTCAGATCCTGGCTCGCTCTGGTGAGGAGGCCACGAGGCAGGAGATAAAGGAAGACAACATTGGAAACCAGCTGCTCCGGAAGATGGGCTGGAAAGGAGGTGGTCTGGGCCGAGACGGAGACGGCATCTCAGAACCGATCAGAGTGAAGGAGCAGTTCTCAAGAGAAGGTTTGGGTATGGATgcagataaaacaggaaatcagcTCAGCAAGCGCGACATTGAGGACATCATTCGTAACTACGTCAGTTCAGAACGCCAGGACGACCTTCGCTTCTCCACCGACCTCACCAACGACGAACGCAAGCAGATCCACCAGATATCTCAGAAGTACGGCCTACGAAGCAAGTCGTACGGACAGGGGCGCCAACGGTTCCTCATTGTCAGCCGCAAAGTGCACAAAGACCAGCTCATTGGTCAACTTTTACAGGAAGGACAGGTGGGACGATATGAACTTGTGAAACCTCAGGCATCCCACTAA
- the sowahd gene encoding ankyrin repeat domain-containing protein SOWAHD → MYEDRSDDAGSEPAVSNADTHGRRASRQGSVVERLSRYGMQVMPSAFQRRSKLQKQREVTDSSAPGGFQRESSERGSLTPAMRKKYLKELFFGNSTGGFSSALSSQTQSASSEPDTGWALYPMEHAWMLTAVEGNYETILEFISTDPHLLTRKDFISGYSVLHWLAKRGQDETLIKLLRHTESAGIPVNVNLRGSGGFTPLHVACMHSQYMVVKLLVGAFSANIDAMDYNGKRPWQYLREDAPLEMKELLGTWDDEHSGGCAQNLNKNVNNNCASETTLTDSDDVDGRGTEEVDYFNQTERRGSWRFGSFRKLMSSIPFFGSKT, encoded by the coding sequence ATGTACGAGGACAGATCGGATGATGCTGGATCCGAACCAGCTGTCAGCAATGCAGACACCCACGGCCGCAGGGCGTCCAGACAGGGCAGCGTTGTGGAGCGACTCTCGAGGTATGGCATGCAGGTCATGCCCAGTGCTTTCCAGCGTAGGTCGAAGCTACAGAAGCAGCGAGAAGTCACGGACAGCTCCGCGCCGGGAGGATTTCAGAGAGAGTCCTCGGAGAGAGGGTCGCTCACTCCGGCTATGCGTAAAAAATATCTGAAGGAGCTGTTTTTCGGAAACTCCACCGGCGGCTTCAGCAGCGCACTGTCCTCACAAACCCAGAGCGCGTCCTCCGAACCGGACACGGGCTGGGCTTTGTACCCCATGGAGCACGCGTGGATGCTGACGGCTGTCGAGGGGAACTACGAGACCATATTGGAGTTCATCTCCACGGACCCACACCTGCTAACCAGGAAGGATTTCATCAGCGGGTACTCTGTCCTCCACTGGCTGGCCAAGAGAGGACAGGACGAGACTCTGATCAAACTTTTGCGACACACAGAAAGTGCGGGCATCCCTGTGAACGTGAACCTGCGTGGCAGCGGGGGGTTCACGCCTCTACACGTCGCCTGCATGCACAGCCAGTACATGGTCGTCAAGCTCCTGGTCGGTGCTTTCAGCGCCAACATCGACGCTATGGATTATAACGGGAAGAGACCCTGGCAGTATCTGAGGGAAGACGCCCCGCTGGAGATGAAGGAGCTGCTGGGGACCTGGGATGACGAGCACAGCGGCGGATGTGCGCAAAATCTCAACAAGAACGTCAATAACAACTGCGCTAGCGAAACGACCCTGACCGACTCTGATGATGTGGATGGTAGGGGGACAGAAGAAGTGGACTACTTTAATCAGACCGAGAGAAGGGGCAGCTGGAGATTTGGGTCATTTAGGAAGCTGATGTCCTCTATTCCTTTTTTTGGCAGCAAAACATGA
- the septin6 gene encoding septin-6 isoform X1, producing MASTEIARQAGEGARSVPLAGHVGFDSMPDQLVNKSVNHGFCFNILCVGETGLGKSTLMDTLFNTKFEGEPTQHSQPGVTLKSNTYELQESNVRLKLTVVNTVGFGDQINKENSYKSIVEFIDAQFEAYLQEELKIKRTLHSYHDTRIHACLYFIAPTGHSLKSLDLVTMKKLDSKVNIIPIIAKSDAISKSELAKFKIKITSELVSNGVQIYQFPTDDESVAEINSTMNSHLPFAVVGSTEEVKIGNKMVKARQYPWGTVQVENENHCDFVKLREMLIRVNMEDLREQTHTRHYELYRRCKLEEMGFKDTDPDSKPFSLQETYEAKRNEFMGELQKKEEEMRQMFVQRVKEKEAELKEAEKELHEKFDRLKKLHQDEKKKLEEKKKSLDDELNTFKQKKTAAELLQNQAQQAGGSTTLKRDKERKNNPWLCTE from the exons ATGGCGTCAACTGAGATAGCACGGCAAGCG ggTGAAGGAGCTCGTTCTGTCCCTCTGGCTGGACATGTCGGCTTTGACAGCATGCCTGACCAGCTGGTCAACAAGTCTGTCAACCATGGATTCTGCTTCAACATCCTCTGTGTTG GCGAGACGGGTCTGGGCAAATCCACTCTGATGGACACGCTGTTTAACACCAAGTTTGAGGGGGAGCCCACCCAGCACAGCCAGCCGGGAGTCACGCTCAAGTCCAACACCTATGAACTCCAAGAGAGCAATGTTCGCCTTAAACTCACTGTCGTTAACACCGTGGGCTTCGGAGACCAgatcaataaagaaaacag CTACAAGTCCATTGTGGAGTTTATCGATGCCCAGTTTGAAGCATATCTACAGGAAGAGCTGAAAATCAAGCGCACGCTACACAGCTACCACGACACACGCATCCACGCCTGCCTGTACTTCATCGCTCCAACGGGACACTCACTCAAATCCTTGGACTTGGTGACCATGAAAAAACTCGACAGCAAG GTCAATATTATTCCAATCATTGCCAAGTCGGATGCCATCTCCAAGAGCGAGCTGGCCAagttcaaaatcaaaatcacCAGCGAGCTCGTCAGCAACGGAGTACAGATCTACCAGTTCCCCACTGACGACGAATCTGTGGCGGAGATCAACTCCACCATGAAC AGCCACTTGCCGTTTGCCGTGGTGGGGAGCACAGAGGAAGTGAAGATCGGGAACAAGATGGTGAAGGCCAGGCAGTACCCCTGGGGAACGGTTCAGG TGGAAAATGAGAATCACTGTGATTTTGTCAAACTGCGAGAAATGCTGATCAGAGTGAACATGGAGGACCTGCGAGAGCAGACCCACACGCGCCATTACGAGCTCTATCGCCGCTGTAAACTCGAGGAGATGGGCTTCAAGGACACAGACCCTGACAGCAAGCCCTTCAG CCTGCAGGAAACATATGAAGCTAAGAGGAACGAGTTCATGGGCGAACTgcagaagaaggaagaagaaatgaggcAAATGTTCGTCCAAAGAGTAAAAGAAAAGGAGGCTGAGctcaaagaagcagaaaaagag CTGCACGAGAAGTTTGACCGTCTGAAGAAGCTCCACcaagatgagaaaaagaaactggaggaaaagaagaagtcCCTGGATGATGAGCTCAACACcttcaaacagaaaaagactGCTGCAGAGCTCTTGCAGAACCAAGCCCAGCAGGCAGGGGGCTCCACCACACTCAAGAGggacaaagagaggaaaaa TAATCCCTGGCTCTGCACTGAGTAG
- the septin6 gene encoding septin-6 isoform X2, translated as MASTEIARQAGEGARSVPLAGHVGFDSMPDQLVNKSVNHGFCFNILCVGETGLGKSTLMDTLFNTKFEGEPTQHSQPGVTLKSNTYELQESNVRLKLTVVNTVGFGDQINKENSYKSIVEFIDAQFEAYLQEELKIKRTLHSYHDTRIHACLYFIAPTGHSLKSLDLVTMKKLDSKVNIIPIIAKSDAISKSELAKFKIKITSELVSNGVQIYQFPTDDESVAEINSTMNSHLPFAVVGSTEEVKIGNKMVKARQYPWGTVQVENENHCDFVKLREMLIRVNMEDLREQTHTRHYELYRRCKLEEMGFKDTDPDSKPFSLQETYEAKRNEFMGELQKKEEEMRQMFVQRVKEKEAELKEAEKELHEKFDRLKKLHQDEKKKLEEKKKSLDDELNTFKQKKTAAELLQNQAQQAGGSTTLKRDKERKNFF; from the exons ATGGCGTCAACTGAGATAGCACGGCAAGCG ggTGAAGGAGCTCGTTCTGTCCCTCTGGCTGGACATGTCGGCTTTGACAGCATGCCTGACCAGCTGGTCAACAAGTCTGTCAACCATGGATTCTGCTTCAACATCCTCTGTGTTG GCGAGACGGGTCTGGGCAAATCCACTCTGATGGACACGCTGTTTAACACCAAGTTTGAGGGGGAGCCCACCCAGCACAGCCAGCCGGGAGTCACGCTCAAGTCCAACACCTATGAACTCCAAGAGAGCAATGTTCGCCTTAAACTCACTGTCGTTAACACCGTGGGCTTCGGAGACCAgatcaataaagaaaacag CTACAAGTCCATTGTGGAGTTTATCGATGCCCAGTTTGAAGCATATCTACAGGAAGAGCTGAAAATCAAGCGCACGCTACACAGCTACCACGACACACGCATCCACGCCTGCCTGTACTTCATCGCTCCAACGGGACACTCACTCAAATCCTTGGACTTGGTGACCATGAAAAAACTCGACAGCAAG GTCAATATTATTCCAATCATTGCCAAGTCGGATGCCATCTCCAAGAGCGAGCTGGCCAagttcaaaatcaaaatcacCAGCGAGCTCGTCAGCAACGGAGTACAGATCTACCAGTTCCCCACTGACGACGAATCTGTGGCGGAGATCAACTCCACCATGAAC AGCCACTTGCCGTTTGCCGTGGTGGGGAGCACAGAGGAAGTGAAGATCGGGAACAAGATGGTGAAGGCCAGGCAGTACCCCTGGGGAACGGTTCAGG TGGAAAATGAGAATCACTGTGATTTTGTCAAACTGCGAGAAATGCTGATCAGAGTGAACATGGAGGACCTGCGAGAGCAGACCCACACGCGCCATTACGAGCTCTATCGCCGCTGTAAACTCGAGGAGATGGGCTTCAAGGACACAGACCCTGACAGCAAGCCCTTCAG CCTGCAGGAAACATATGAAGCTAAGAGGAACGAGTTCATGGGCGAACTgcagaagaaggaagaagaaatgaggcAAATGTTCGTCCAAAGAGTAAAAGAAAAGGAGGCTGAGctcaaagaagcagaaaaagag CTGCACGAGAAGTTTGACCGTCTGAAGAAGCTCCACcaagatgagaaaaagaaactggaggaaaagaagaagtcCCTGGATGATGAGCTCAACACcttcaaacagaaaaagactGCTGCAGAGCTCTTGCAGAACCAAGCCCAGCAGGCAGGGGGCTCCACCACACTCAAGAGggacaaagagaggaaaaa cTTCTTTTAA
- the pttg1 gene encoding securin → MESIIFAERENACHHGPALKMRQRLQSAPEKLTKSPMIAKTLTTPLPSGRKAFGAVNKQVSTPAVNAQEKKLLKPQETKVKDAPPVKVEEYPEIEKFIPYDPLEFEKYSVPEDLIPLSGYALPGLACFPQIPHVHEEDLEMLVPLPDLSPLKVPKQSDCSELSAFLQTLDELTIELPPESETDY, encoded by the exons ATGGAAAGCATAATCTTTGCAGAGCGTGAAAATGCATGTCACCATGGACCTGCACTCAAGATGCGACAGCGGCTTCAGTCTGCTCCAG AGAAACTCACGAAATCTCCCATGATTGCCAAAACCTTGACCACCCCCCTGCCATCTGGTCGGAAGGCTTTTGGTGCTGTTaacaaacaagtttcaactCCTGCTGTCAATGCACAAGAAAAGAAGCTCCTAAAGCCACAG gAAACCAAAGTCAAAGACGCCCCACCGGTCAAAGTGGAGGAATATCCAGAAATCGAGAAGTTTATCCCTTATGACCCTCTAG AGTTTGAGAAGTACAGCGTACCTGAAGATTTGATTCCTCTTAGTGGCTATGCTCTACCTGGGCTGGCATGTTTTCCACAAATTCCACATGTACATGAGGAAGATCTGGAAATGCTGGTTCCACTCCCAGACCTGTCTCCTCTAAAAGTGCCCAAACAATCAG ATTGTTCAGAGCTGAGCGCCTTTCTGCAAACGCTTGACGAGCTGACAATTGAGCTTCCTCCAGAATCTGAAACTGACTATTAA